The following proteins come from a genomic window of Ailuropoda melanoleuca isolate Jingjing chromosome 2, ASM200744v2, whole genome shotgun sequence:
- the LOC100466624 gene encoding histone H2B type 2-E: MPEPAKSAPAPKKGSKKAVTKAQKKDGKKRKRSRKESYSIYVYKVLKQVHPDTGISSKAMGIMNSFVNDIFERIAGEASRLAHYNKRSTITSREIQTAVRLLLPGELAKHAVSEGTKAVTKYTSSK, translated from the coding sequence ATGCCTGAGCCGGCAAAATCCGCTCCCGCGCCCAAGAAGGGCTCGAAAAAGGCTGTCACCAAAGCCCAGAAGAAGGACGGCAAGAAGCGCAAGCGCAGCCGCAAGGAGAGTTACTCCATCTACGTGTACAAGGTGCTCAAGCAGGTGCACCCTGACACCGGCATCTCGTCCAAGGCCATGGGCATCATGAACTCCTTCGTCAACGACATCTTCGAGCGCATCGCCGGCGAGGCCTCCCGCCTGGCGCATTACAACAAGCGCTCGACCATCACGTCCCGGGAGATCCAGACGGCCGTGCGCCTGCTGCTGCCCGGCGAGCTGGCCAAGCACGCCGTGTCCGAGGGCACCAAGGCGGTCACCAAGTACACCAGCTCCAAGTGA
- the LOC100466373 gene encoding histone H2A type 2-C has product MSGRGKQGGKARAKAKSRSSRAGLQFPVGRVHRLLRKGNYAERVGAGAPVYMAAVLEYLTAEILELAGNAARDNKKTRIIPRHLQLAIRNDEELNKLLGKVTIAQGGVLPNIQAVLLPKKTESHKAKSK; this is encoded by the coding sequence ATGTCAGGGCgtgggaagcagggaggcaaGGCCCGCGCCAAGGCCAAGTCGCGGTCGTCCCGCGCTGGCCTGCAGTTCCCGGTGGGCCGGGTGCACCGCCTGCTACGCAAGGGCAACTACGCCGAGCGGGTGGGGGCCGGCGCGCCGGTCTACATGGCGGCGGTGCTGGAGTACCTGACGGCGGAAATCCTGGAGCTGGCGGGGAACGCGGCCCGCGACAACAAGAAGACGCGCATCATCCCCCGCCACCTCCAGCTGGCCATCCGCAACGACGAGGAGCTGAACAAGCTGTTGGGCAAAGTCACCATTGCCCAGGGCGGCGTTCTGCCCAACATCCAGGCCGTTCTCTTaccaaagaaaactgaaagccaCAAagccaaaagtaaataa
- the LOC100465958 gene encoding histone H2A type 2-B, translating to MSGRGKQGGKARAKAKSRSSRAGLQFPVGRVHRLLRKGNYAERVGAGAPVYLAAVLEYLTAEILELAGNAARDNKKTRIIPRHLQLAVRNDEELNKLLGGVTIAQGGVLPNIQAVLLPKKTESHKPGKNK from the coding sequence ATGTCAGGACGCGGAAAGCAGGGAGGCAAAGCTCGCGCCAAGGCCAAGTCGCGGTCGTCCCGCGCTGGCCTGCAGTTCCCGGTGGGCCGAGTGCACCGCCTGCTGCGCAAGGGCAACTACGCCGAGCGGGTGGGGGCCGGCGCGCCGGTGTACCTGGCCGCGGTGCTGGAGTACCTGACGGCGGAAATCCTGGAGCTGGCGGGGAACGCGGCCCGCGACAACAAGAAGACGCGCATCATCCCTCGCCATTTGCAGCTAGCCGTGAGAAATGACGAAGAGCTCAACAAGTTACTTGGGGGTGTCACCATTGCCCAGGGCGGCGTCTTGCCCAATATCCAGGCGGTCTTGTTGCCCAAGAAAACGGAGAGTCACAAGCCTGGCAAGAACAAGTAA